DNA from Sulfodiicoccus acidiphilus:
GCTCTTACGAACTCGAGCCCCTTGTCTGTCACAACTATGTCCCCCTCTCCTATTGTTATGAAGCCTAGCGAATCCGCAGAGTACACTATTGGCATAAGATCGTCGAGATCCACTTCCATCTCTTTCTCCAGTTGATAAAGATCCGTCTTTCCCCTAAAGGTATTGATAAGGACATAGAGGAGGCCTACAAGGTCGGCTATTCTCGAACTTGGGTGAATGACGTCCATGTTTCGCTGAGGCAGTTGTCACTCGTCCATATTCAATGTTTCCCTCAGATCCTCAATAAGTTATTTTTAGGTGCAGAGAGGAACATTGTTCAAATGTGAGTTCGTAATTGATGAGGATACTCGTTTTGGACTTGGCGCAGGACGATCCTAAGAAGTGTACAGGAAAACGAATGATCAGAATGGGTAGGGCAGAAAGAACACTTAGACCTAGAGGGCTGGTGTTGAATCCGATCTCCAATTTTGTCCTAGGGCCACAAGACAGATCCTCGTTTGACACAATTACTGTCATAGATTCGTCGTGGAATAAGAGCGATTCGGGGTTCTTCTCAAAGTTTTTCTCGAGCTCGAGGAGACTTCCGATCCTGTTAGCTGGAAATCCGGTTAATTATGCCAAGCCCTACAAGCTCTCTTCTTTGGAAGCAACTGCGGCCGCTTTATTTATATTAGGGGAAAGAGAGCAGGCACTAGAAATTCTCACCTTGGTTAAGTGGGGACACACTTTCCTCGAATTGAACAATGAGCTCCTTGAACGTTACGCCTCCTCTAGTGACGTAGTAGAAGAGGAAAAACGAATTATGATAGATGTATTCGGACTTGAAGTCTAGGAAGATTAAGACCCCAAGCCCTTCGAGACAATTTTGCGATGTTCGGTATATATTCTCTTAGTTCTCTTGGGCTTATCGATCTCGTGAGAAAACGGCTACCTTCTTCTCAATTATTCGAGAAGAGTACGATCCCACTTACGTGGACTACGCGTAAGTGGGGAAACCTCCAGATATATACTTCTTAGAGTTATTAGAACACTTTCGAGTTTTAGCTCACGAGTGCTTGTACTAAATTAATAAGGGAAATTCTAGGGTTAGGTTCCATCCAGGGCGGTAAGAAGAGTCAGGATTCCTTTCTTAAACCTAAGTCTTAATAGCTCAGGAACGTGTAGCTATCTCCAACTCCTCTTTTGAAGCTTCCTCCAAGTTTTTCAGTTTTGGCTCCTTTACCAATATAACCGTTAAGATCGCTCCAATCACGCTGACTATGGCTAGCATCTCCAGGATCCCCTTTACTCCTATAGACAGTAATAGTTCTGGGAAAATGAATGTGGTTATAGCAGCTCCCAACTTCCCAGCTGCCGCAGATATCCCGTGACCCGTAGTTCTATATCTAACTGGAAACACCTCTGCTGGGATCACAAACGTAGTAGTGTTAGGTCCAAAGTCAATGAAGAAGTAGGAAAGTCCGTAGATTAGCATAGCCGCCCAAGAAGGAACTAAAAACCCCGTTATCTTCGAGCCACTTGTTAATGCCAGCGAGACCACCGCTGCGTAGAGTATGGCCATCATTAAGAATCCTTGGGTCTGTATAACTTTCCTGCCCAATCTATCCATTGCAGCCACTGCCGTAAAGTAACCGAAGAACCCAATTATGTAGGGAATTCCAGCATACAGAATGGCTTTCTCTAGAGTGGAGGCCGTACCCAGTATTGAGGAAACGATTACTCCACTATACGCTCCGGTGCCATACAGTGCCATGTCCAATATGAACCAAGTGGAGGCCGTTCCCACAAGAAGGAATCCGTACTTTGATAGAAATTCCGTCAGGGAAACTTTTCGCGCTCTAACTGCACTACTCTGAAGCTGAGTTCCTAACACTGTAGCGGCCTTTTTAGCCTCTTCAGCATCCCCTTTCACGAGTAGAGCATATCTAGGAGTTTCTGGAGTCTTCCTCCTCAAATATATTACGGTGGCCGCGGGGATCGCACCTACTCCTGCTATTACTCTCCAAGCTATAGAAGCTGGAAAAGCTATCACAGAGCCAACTCCTACTGCTATCGCAGCTAGAGTTCCTAGCCCTTGATTCGCGAAAACCAGGGCTATTAACTTACCTCTATCTTTAGTATTTGAATATTCTGACATTATTGTTGCTGAAATTGGATAATCTCCTCCGATTCCTAAGCCCATTATTGACCTGAAGGCAATTAGATAGTAAATG
Protein-coding regions in this window:
- a CDS encoding DUF367 family protein, whose translation is MRILVLDLAQDDPKKCTGKRMIRMGRAERTLRPRGLVLNPISNFVLGPQDRSSFDTITVIDSSWNKSDSGFFSKFFSSSRRLPILLAGNPVNYAKPYKLSSLEATAAALFILGEREQALEILTLVKWGHTFLELNNELLERYASSSDVVEEEKRIMIDVFGLEV
- a CDS encoding MFS transporter gives rise to the protein MEQNGGKQGRSPFEGADSLKLSFNHLKIWYTAGMGFFTDAYDLFNITAILIIFGAYSIPGFIIEHNTFVTGALASSSIISAVIGQLIFGFLGDRVGRKAVYGVEASLMVLGAVLSALSPNIYYLIAFRSIMGLGIGGDYPISATIMSEYSNTKDRGKLIALVFANQGLGTLAAIAVGVGSVIAFPASIAWRVIAGVGAIPAATVIYLRRKTPETPRYALLVKGDAEEAKKAATVLGTQLQSSAVRARKVSLTEFLSKYGFLLVGTASTWFILDMALYGTGAYSGVIVSSILGTASTLEKAILYAGIPYIIGFFGYFTAVAAMDRLGRKVIQTQGFLMMAILYAAVVSLALTSGSKITGFLVPSWAAMLIYGLSYFFIDFGPNTTTFVIPAEVFPVRYRTTGHGISAAAGKLGAAITTFIFPELLLSIGVKGILEMLAIVSVIGAILTVILVKEPKLKNLEEASKEELEIATRS